A single window of Rana temporaria chromosome 1, aRanTem1.1, whole genome shotgun sequence DNA harbors:
- the LOC120925127 gene encoding CD2 antigen cytoplasmic tail-binding protein 2-like gives MDQSDIQQQEQEEAERKEAEERKAAEREEAEPLNQLISLADQMVALGVYEVYQDTYEKLAFRLRGMTAPPSLDMFADEVTEEKLEKKEESLVIDEVLWEYRWENKDSAELYGPFTSTQMQELVDQGYFSDGVYCRRITGGQFYNSHWIDFDLYV, from the coding sequence ATGGATCAAAGTGACATCCAGcaacaggagcaggaggaggcggagaggaaggaggcagaggagaggaaggCGGCAGAGAGGGAGGAGGCGGAGCCTCTGAATCAGCTCATTTCTCTGGCTGACCAGATGGTGGCGCTGGGAGTGTATGAAGTGTATCAGGACACGTATGAGAAGCTGGCCTTCCGATTACGAGGAATGACTGCCCCGCCCTCCCTGGACATGTTCGCTGACGAGGTGACTGAGGAGAAGCTGGAGAAGAAGGAAGAGTCCCTGGTTATAGATGAAGTTCTGTGGGAATACAGATGGGAGAACAAGGACAGTGCCGAGCTGTACGGACCCTTCACCAGCACACAGATGCAGGAATTGGTGGACCAGGGATACTTCTCAGATGGAGTCTACTGCCGGCGGATCACCGGTGGGCAGTTCTACAACTCTCATTGGATAGACTTCGACCTGTATGTGTGA